The nucleotide sequence TAACACCATCGCGGCGCGGGGCGCGCGCAGCGGCCACGTCGCTCGGGCTAACAGGGCCGGTACCGGGCCGACCAGTAGCACCGCGAGAACGGTGAATACCAGCGCGGACACGGTGTAAGTCTCCCTTACTCCTCCGCAGTAACGCCAACCGACGGCGTATTACGTTGCGCGGCTTCCAATTCCGCGAGGGCGCGGCGCAGCGCGTCGGCCTCGTCGGCGCCGACACGCTCGACGAAATTCACCAGCGCGGCCTGCCTGCCCCCCTTGTCCTCGGCCTGGGCCAGCGCGTCCACCATCAGCCCGGCCACCAGTTCGTCGCGGCCGTGCACGGGGGCGTAGCGGTGGGCGCGGTCGTCGCGCAGCTGCGACACCAGATTCTTTTTCGCCAGCCGCTGCAGCACGGTCATGATCGTCGTGTAGGCGAGGTCGCGTTGTGCCGACAGCGCTTCATGCACCTGCCGGACCGTCTGCGGCTCCGGCGTGGACCAGAGGTGGTCCATGACAGCGCGTTCTAAATCTCCGAGCCGCGTCAGCTTGGCCATTGGTTCGTTCCATCTCCCGAAAGTTGGTGTCCAGCGTACTCCGGCTTACTACCGACTGTCGTATGCAAGGCCCGAGGGGTTCCCGTCAGTATGCCGCAAAAACGCTTGCAAAATTAGGGAAGCCTTGCCTATGCTAATCCACGATCGAGCGACTATGACCGCAGCGGCGTCCTGAGGGCTGCAGTGACCCCGGGTCTACTCGATCGGCGAGCCCCGTGCCCTATACGCACGGGGCTCGCCCGTGTCTGGAGCGCGCGCATTACCGCGAACCGAACCAGGCTGCGAATTCCGGCGCGGATTTTCGCAGCACGGTTCGGCTCGCGTGCGGTGCTGGTGTGATGGTGTAAACACAAGGACGTGCAGCCGCCGGAAGC is from Mycobacterium conspicuum and encodes:
- a CDS encoding BlaI/MecI/CopY family transcriptional regulator — protein: MAKLTRLGDLERAVMDHLWSTPEPQTVRQVHEALSAQRDLAYTTIMTVLQRLAKKNLVSQLRDDRAHRYAPVHGRDELVAGLMVDALAQAEDKGGRQAALVNFVERVGADEADALRRALAELEAAQRNTPSVGVTAEE